The following proteins are encoded in a genomic region of Rhizobium sp. CCGE531:
- a CDS encoding FAD-dependent oxidoreductase — protein sequence MKSHAKVVVIGGGVVGCSVLYHLTKFGWTDVVLLERSELTSGSTWHAAGGMHTINGDPNVAKLQKYTVELYKEIEEYSGQDIGLHLTSGLMLAATPQRFDWLKSILAKGRYNGLEATLLTPKEAHEMMPLLDPDQFVGALYDPVEGHLDPYGTTHAYARSAKKNGGEIYLHTKVEELVQREDGSWRVITNQGEIIAEHVVNAAGLWAREVGRMVGLELPVLAMEHMYLITEDMPEVIDFNKTTGKELMHCVDFDGEIYLRQERQGMLMGTYEKACRPWSPLTTPWDFGHELLAEDIERITPELEVGFRHFPAFNNAGIKKIINGPFTFSPDGNPLVGPVRGLRNYWSACAVMAGFSQGGGVGLALANWMIYGDPGFDVFAMDVSRYGDYATLAYTNAKVRENYARRFSIRYPNEELPAARPLLTTPIYDKLKAAGGVFGAYYGLEQALWFAPKGEEDQFSWRRSNDFDVVAAEAKAVRESVGLMETSGFAKYSVKGTGAEAFLDKLLTCRIPAVGRMTLAPMLKHDGKLIGDFTLAKLGEGDFLLIGSGIAEAYHMRWFESLLPKDGSVRLEALGLSLLGLSIAGPNARKLMQKLTHQDLSTAEFPFMSIRRVDLGMAPAIVGRVSYTGDLGYEIWMKPEYQRYIFDLLMQEGAEFDIRLFGLRALNALRLDKSYGSWAREYRPLYGPFEAGLNRFVALSKEADFIGKIAAAKEKAEGGTLRLRTFILTARDADVIGDEPIYHNGAVCGWVTSGGYAHASGLSVAVGYVPKEIADETQGWSIELLGELLPAKLQAEPLFDADGARMRA from the coding sequence ATGAAAAGCCATGCCAAGGTCGTCGTCATCGGTGGCGGTGTCGTCGGATGTTCGGTGCTCTACCATCTCACCAAATTCGGCTGGACGGATGTGGTGCTGCTCGAGCGCTCCGAGCTGACCTCCGGATCGACCTGGCATGCCGCCGGTGGCATGCACACGATCAACGGCGACCCGAACGTTGCCAAGCTGCAAAAATATACGGTCGAGCTCTACAAGGAGATCGAGGAATATTCAGGCCAGGACATCGGCCTGCATTTGACCTCCGGCCTGATGCTGGCCGCCACGCCGCAGCGCTTCGACTGGCTGAAATCCATTCTCGCCAAGGGCCGCTACAACGGCCTGGAGGCGACGCTGCTGACACCGAAGGAAGCGCATGAGATGATGCCGCTCCTCGATCCCGATCAGTTCGTCGGTGCGCTATACGACCCTGTCGAAGGCCATCTCGACCCCTATGGCACCACGCATGCCTATGCCCGTTCGGCCAAGAAGAACGGCGGCGAAATCTATCTGCACACGAAGGTGGAAGAGCTGGTGCAGCGCGAGGACGGTTCCTGGCGCGTCATCACCAACCAGGGCGAGATCATTGCCGAGCATGTCGTCAACGCCGCCGGCCTCTGGGCGCGCGAAGTCGGCCGCATGGTGGGATTGGAGCTTCCGGTGCTTGCGATGGAACACATGTATCTGATCACCGAGGACATGCCCGAGGTCATCGACTTCAACAAGACGACGGGCAAGGAGCTGATGCACTGCGTCGACTTCGATGGTGAGATCTATCTGCGCCAGGAGAGACAGGGCATGCTGATGGGCACCTATGAGAAGGCGTGTCGTCCCTGGTCGCCGCTGACGACGCCGTGGGATTTCGGCCATGAGCTGCTGGCCGAGGATATCGAGCGCATCACGCCGGAGCTGGAAGTCGGCTTCCGCCACTTCCCGGCCTTCAACAATGCCGGCATCAAGAAGATCATCAACGGACCCTTCACCTTCTCGCCGGACGGCAATCCGCTCGTCGGTCCGGTGCGGGGACTGAGGAATTATTGGTCGGCCTGTGCTGTCATGGCCGGCTTCAGCCAGGGTGGCGGCGTCGGATTGGCGCTTGCCAACTGGATGATCTACGGCGATCCGGGCTTCGACGTCTTCGCCATGGACGTTTCGCGCTACGGCGACTATGCGACGCTCGCCTATACCAATGCCAAGGTGCGCGAGAACTATGCCCGCCGCTTCTCCATCCGCTACCCGAACGAGGAGTTGCCCGCCGCGCGTCCTCTATTGACGACGCCGATCTACGACAAGCTGAAGGCTGCCGGCGGTGTTTTCGGAGCCTATTACGGCCTCGAGCAGGCGCTGTGGTTCGCTCCAAAGGGCGAAGAGGATCAATTCTCCTGGCGCCGTTCCAACGATTTCGATGTCGTCGCCGCCGAAGCCAAGGCCGTGCGCGAGAGCGTCGGCCTGATGGAGACCTCGGGCTTTGCCAAATATTCGGTCAAGGGCACGGGGGCGGAAGCCTTCCTCGACAAGCTGCTGACCTGCCGCATTCCGGCCGTTGGCCGGATGACGCTGGCGCCGATGCTGAAGCATGACGGCAAGCTCATCGGCGATTTCACGCTGGCAAAGCTGGGGGAAGGGGATTTCCTTCTCATCGGCTCGGGTATTGCCGAAGCCTATCATATGCGCTGGTTCGAAAGCCTGCTGCCGAAGGACGGCTCGGTCAGGCTCGAAGCCCTCGGTCTTTCGCTGCTCGGCCTTTCAATCGCCGGCCCGAATGCCCGCAAGCTCATGCAGAAGCTGACCCATCAGGATCTCTCCACCGCAGAATTTCCCTTCATGTCGATCCGCCGCGTGGATCTCGGCATGGCGCCGGCGATCGTCGGCCGGGTCTCCTACACGGGCGATCTCGGCTATGAGATTTGGATGAAGCCGGAATATCAGCGCTACATCTTCGATCTCCTGATGCAGGAAGGCGCCGAGTTCGATATCCGGCTCTTCGGTCTGAGGGCGCTGAACGCGCTGCGTCTCGACAAATCCTACGGCAGCTGGGCGCGCGAGTATCGGCCGCTCTACGGACCCTTTGAAGCTGGCCTCAACCGGTTCGTGGCTCTGTCCAAGGAAGCGGATTTCATCGGCAAAATCGCCGCCGCCAAGGAGAAGGCGGAGGGGGGCACGTTGCGGCTGCGCACCTTCATCCTTACCGCCAGGGATGCCGACGTCATCGGCGACGAGCCGATCTATCACAATGGCGCCGTCTGCGGCTGGGTAACGTCGGGCGGCTATGCCCATGCCTCCGGCCTTTCGGTTGCCGTCGGCTATGTGCCGAAGGAAATCGCCGACGAGACCCAGGGGTGGTCGATCGAATTGCTCGGCGAGCTTCTGCCGGCAAAGTTGCAGGCTGAACCGCTGTTCGATGCCGACGGCGCCCGCATGCGCGCCTAG
- a CDS encoding sarcosine oxidase subunit gamma family protein: MSVAFQNRHVLEDHISGFEAAANPNHLAVVRRPAIFSVLGRAGDRDSVLASLKAIKDVSVRDVGPREWLVVSETLGADSVARDLFTLDPARLSFFEQSDGRVLLSISGPSVRRILAKCVAVDLHPQVFAEGQASSMLCCHVSANIARTGLDRFEIIVPRSYAGSVFEEIMEMGREFALTAAFAD, translated from the coding sequence ATGAGCGTCGCGTTTCAGAACAGGCATGTGCTGGAAGATCATATTTCCGGCTTCGAGGCTGCCGCCAACCCGAATCACCTCGCCGTCGTGCGCCGCCCCGCCATCTTCTCCGTGCTCGGCAGGGCGGGGGATCGGGATAGCGTTCTGGCGAGCCTGAAGGCGATCAAGGACGTATCCGTCCGTGACGTCGGACCGAGGGAATGGCTTGTCGTATCGGAGACGCTTGGCGCCGATAGTGTGGCGCGGGATCTCTTCACGCTCGATCCGGCGCGGCTGTCCTTCTTCGAGCAGAGCGATGGTCGCGTGCTTCTTAGCATTTCCGGCCCCAGCGTGCGTCGTATTCTCGCCAAATGCGTGGCCGTCGATCTGCATCCGCAGGTCTTCGCCGAGGGCCAGGCGTCGAGCATGCTGTGCTGCCATGTCAGCGCCAATATCGCGCGTACTGGTCTCGACCGTTTCGAAATCATCGTGCCGCGCTCCTATGCCGGCAGCGTGTTCGAAGAGATCATGGAGATGGGGCGGGAGTTCGCACTGACGGCTGCTTTTGCCGACTGA